One Nitrospira sp. DNA window includes the following coding sequences:
- a CDS encoding Tryptophanase, translated as MKFPSEPFKIKVVEPIRRTTREERDRLLREAGYNLFHVPAESVYVDLLTDSGTSAMSDHQWAGLMLGDESYAGSKNYYHFEEVVRSIFGYRYVIPTHQGRMAENLLFSTVVKPGMSVLNNIHFDTTRANVEHQKAEALDLVIKEAYDPHCDLPFKGNMDLIRLEETINRLGRDRIPLAMITITNNSGGGQPVSMENIRRTREVLNRYGIPLFFDACRFAENCFFIKEREAGYGDRPVLEIARELFSHGDGCTMSAKKDGLVNIGGFLSLNDERWTQDITNMLILVEGFPTYGGLAGRDLEAMARGLEEVLDEEYLRFRIGQVRYLGELLDGGGVPILKPIGGHAVYLNAKEFLPHLSQERFPAQALAVALYREFGIRGVEIGTVMFGKRDPATGRPVHPELELVRLAIPRRVYTNMQITYVAESIVDLYGRRDSIGGLLMTYEAPVLRHFTARFEEATPVEKISSDR; from the coding sequence GTGAAATTCCCCTCCGAGCCGTTCAAGATCAAAGTCGTCGAGCCGATCCGCCGGACCACGCGTGAAGAGCGTGACCGGCTGCTCCGCGAGGCCGGGTACAACCTCTTCCACGTTCCGGCCGAAAGTGTCTACGTCGATCTTCTCACCGACAGCGGCACCTCCGCCATGAGCGATCACCAATGGGCCGGCCTGATGCTGGGCGACGAATCCTACGCCGGCAGCAAGAATTACTACCACTTCGAAGAGGTGGTGCGTTCCATCTTCGGCTATCGGTATGTGATCCCCACCCACCAGGGACGGATGGCGGAGAATCTTCTGTTCTCGACGGTCGTCAAGCCCGGCATGTCTGTGCTCAACAACATCCATTTCGACACGACGAGGGCCAACGTGGAGCACCAGAAGGCGGAGGCGCTCGATCTGGTGATCAAGGAGGCCTACGACCCGCATTGCGACCTGCCCTTCAAGGGCAACATGGACCTCATCCGGCTGGAAGAAACCATCAACCGCCTGGGCCGTGATCGCATTCCCCTCGCCATGATCACGATCACGAACAACAGCGGCGGCGGCCAGCCTGTGTCCATGGAGAATATCCGCCGGACGCGCGAGGTGCTCAACCGTTACGGCATCCCGCTCTTCTTCGATGCCTGCCGCTTCGCGGAAAATTGTTTCTTCATCAAGGAGCGAGAGGCGGGCTACGGCGACCGGCCGGTGCTGGAGATCGCCAGGGAACTGTTCAGCCATGGCGACGGCTGCACCATGTCGGCCAAAAAGGACGGCCTGGTGAACATCGGCGGATTCCTCAGCCTCAACGACGAGCGTTGGACGCAGGACATCACGAACATGCTGATTCTGGTCGAAGGCTTTCCCACCTACGGCGGTTTGGCCGGCCGTGATCTCGAAGCGATGGCCAGGGGGCTTGAAGAGGTGCTCGATGAGGAATATTTGCGGTTCCGGATCGGCCAGGTGCGGTATCTGGGCGAACTGTTGGACGGGGGCGGAGTACCGATTCTCAAGCCGATCGGCGGTCATGCGGTCTACCTCAACGCCAAAGAATTTCTGCCGCACCTTTCCCAAGAGCGGTTCCCGGCCCAGGCCCTCGCGGTCGCGCTCTACAGGGAGTTCGGCATCCGCGGCGTCGAGATCGGGACTGTCATGTTCGGGAAGCGGGATCCGGCGACGGGACGGCCCGTTCATCCCGAGCTGGAACTGGTGCGGCTGGCCATCCCCCGGCGCGTCTATACGAACATGCAGATCACCTATGTTGCCGAATCCATCGTTGACTTGTACGGACGGCGGGACTCCATCGGTGGATTGCTCATGACCTACGAAGCCCCAGTGCTGCGGCACTTTACGGCGCGTTTTGAAGAGGCGACGCCGGTCGAGAAAATTTCTTCGGACCGTTAG
- a CDS encoding Putative hemagglutinin-related protein has protein sequence MTFQTVRLFTGIAIPLSMLFALATPAVPLHAQTTNIQATPGAIGTGGLGTSVSTVGNTTNITGGTRPGSGPNLFHSFNQFSVGSGDVAAFINPGGVSNVISRVIGGSPSNINGTIQALNANLFFLNPSGIVFGPSAHLNVSGSAYFSTAQQLRLSDSVFTANPALLALDASLSVGNPVAFGFLGNGPYGSIILSSSSTLLQTGAVIGLMGGPIQINGSKITAQRIVVGSTNSGGEMSVQPTVQNPFAGASGNGQIQAQPGTLLAAGGGGVIPASVDLLPNNITVAPGNQVITTMNPLTQRVTQVQVVGTNFAALPPFSPPPPPDAAATVNTVAFLNRAVMVLPQQAPAAPLPLLTSRCAARKGSEFSSFVQAPRDVTPAQPGTALAAPVVLEEVGVETGAGSPTVQLTGRRNVPAVQVSESWQGC, from the coding sequence ATGACGTTTCAGACTGTGCGACTCTTCACCGGGATCGCGATTCCCCTTTCGATGCTGTTCGCCCTGGCGACTCCCGCCGTCCCGCTCCATGCGCAGACGACGAACATCCAGGCCACTCCGGGAGCGATAGGAACGGGAGGTCTCGGCACGTCCGTCAGCACCGTGGGGAATACCACCAACATTACGGGGGGGACCAGGCCCGGAAGCGGCCCCAATCTGTTCCACAGCTTCAATCAATTTTCGGTGGGATCTGGCGATGTGGCGGCCTTCATCAATCCCGGCGGGGTCTCCAACGTCATCAGCCGCGTGATCGGAGGCTCGCCGTCCAATATCAACGGCACCATCCAGGCGCTCAATGCGAACCTGTTTTTCCTCAATCCTTCCGGCATCGTATTCGGCCCCTCCGCCCATTTGAATGTGTCGGGGTCCGCCTATTTCAGCACGGCCCAGCAACTGCGTCTGAGTGATTCGGTGTTTACGGCCAATCCGGCTCTTCTGGCCCTTGATGCCAGTCTCTCGGTCGGCAACCCTGTCGCATTCGGTTTCCTCGGGAACGGTCCCTACGGCTCCATTATCCTGTCCTCCTCCTCCACGTTGCTCCAAACCGGCGCGGTGATCGGCCTGATGGGCGGGCCGATCCAGATCAATGGATCGAAAATTACCGCGCAGCGGATCGTCGTGGGCAGTACGAACTCCGGGGGCGAAATGAGCGTGCAACCGACGGTCCAAAATCCTTTTGCCGGTGCATCGGGCAATGGACAAATCCAGGCGCAGCCCGGAACGCTGCTCGCCGCAGGCGGGGGGGGAGTCATCCCTGCGTCGGTGGATTTGCTTCCGAACAACATTACGGTAGCTCCCGGCAATCAGGTGATCACGACGATGAATCCCCTGACTCAACGGGTGACCCAAGTCCAGGTAGTAGGGACGAATTTTGCTGCCCTTCCACCGTTTTCTCCCCCTCCCCCCCCGGATGCGGCGGCGACCGTCAATACCGTGGCCTTTCTGAATCGCGCGGTCATGGTGCTTCCACAGCAGGCACCGGCTGCACCGCTTCCGTTATTGACCAGCCGTTGCGCAGCGCGGAAGGGTAGTGAGTTCAGCAGTTTCGTCCAGGCTCCGCGGGATGTGACTCCCGCGCAGCCTGGGACCGCCTTGGCGGCTCCGGTGGTGCTGGAGGAGGTGGGTGTCGAGACCGGAGCGGGATCTCCGACGGTGCAACTGACGGGACGGCGGAACGTTCCGGCAGTACAAGTCAGCGAGTCATGGCAGGGCTGTTAG
- a CDS encoding Oxidoreductase, short-chain dehydrogenase/reductase family, producing the protein MSQPRTVVITGASSGIGAACARHLDGLGFTVWAGIRRQEDGDELARVTSSRLRPLMLDVTDPDSIAAAGRTLVEVLGEAGLAGLVNNAGISIAGPLELLPLSDVRTQFEVNLFGALAMTQTLLPLLRRGRGRLVNISSIAGRAATPFLGAYCGSKFALEAMSDALRLELAPWGITVSLVEPGAVQSQIWQRGTMAATRILGEVAPESFQLYAQPLSRMQEVIGQAAKRAIPAEAVARAVAHALTATHPHIRYLVGKDARFRALLKWMLPDRAQDRLLAWFFGLRYHTLTGASRIDRGEEHGGKRDGA; encoded by the coding sequence ATGTCGCAGCCGCGCACCGTCGTCATTACGGGAGCCTCTTCAGGAATCGGGGCGGCCTGCGCGCGTCATCTCGACGGACTCGGGTTCACGGTATGGGCCGGTATCCGCCGGCAAGAGGACGGCGACGAACTTGCGCGGGTGACCTCTTCACGTCTCCGCCCGCTGATGCTGGATGTGACCGATCCGGACTCGATCGCTGCGGCCGGGCGAACGCTGGTCGAAGTCTTGGGCGAGGCAGGTCTCGCGGGGCTGGTCAACAACGCCGGCATCTCCATCGCCGGCCCGCTGGAACTGCTGCCGCTTTCCGACGTGCGGACCCAGTTCGAGGTCAACCTGTTCGGGGCGCTCGCGATGACGCAAACCTTGCTGCCGCTGTTGCGAAGGGGACGCGGGCGTCTCGTGAACATCAGTTCCATCGCCGGGCGGGCGGCGACTCCGTTTCTCGGCGCCTATTGCGGATCGAAGTTTGCCCTGGAGGCGATGAGCGATGCCTTACGGTTGGAACTGGCTCCTTGGGGCATCACGGTCTCGTTGGTGGAACCGGGCGCGGTTCAGTCACAGATCTGGCAACGGGGCACGATGGCCGCCACACGCATCCTCGGTGAGGTTGCGCCGGAGTCGTTCCAGCTCTATGCACAACCCTTGTCCCGAATGCAGGAGGTGATCGGCCAAGCCGCCAAACGCGCGATCCCGGCGGAGGCCGTCGCTCGCGCCGTCGCCCATGCGTTGACCGCCACGCACCCGCATATCCGGTATCTCGTCGGCAAGGATGCACGGTTCAGAGCGTTGTTGAAATGGATGTTGCCAGATCGTGCGCAGGATCGTCTGCTGGCTTGGTTTTTTGGATTGCGATATCACACCTTGACCGGTGCATCTCGAATCGACCGAGGTGAGGAGCATGGCGGGAAGAGGGACGGAGCATGA
- a CDS encoding MutT/Nudix family protein produces MTESGLIRSAGGVVLRHQAVLLIRVSDGKGRPIWSFPKGRLDAGETPAQAALREVLEETGWRCRIEAELSTTEYWFQREGRRFRKTVVWFKMAPIEQAGAPDGEVEDVQWVDRQEALTRLSYASDVTLLSQAIAQGLSAP; encoded by the coding sequence ATGACTGAGTCGGGGTTGATTCGGTCGGCGGGCGGGGTCGTCTTACGGCACCAGGCGGTGCTGTTGATCCGTGTGTCCGACGGTAAGGGCCGCCCGATCTGGTCCTTTCCCAAAGGACGACTGGACGCCGGCGAAACGCCGGCCCAGGCTGCGTTGCGTGAAGTGCTGGAAGAAACGGGGTGGCGCTGTCGGATCGAGGCGGAACTGTCCACGACCGAATATTGGTTTCAACGAGAAGGGCGGCGATTCCGTAAAACAGTCGTGTGGTTCAAAATGGCGCCCATCGAACAGGCCGGTGCTCCCGACGGGGAAGTCGAGGACGTGCAGTGGGTGGATCGTCAAGAAGCGCTGACCCGGCTCAGCTATGCGTCGGACGTGACGCTGTTGTCGCAAGCGATCGCGCAAGGGCTCTCTGCCCCATAA
- a CDS encoding diguanylate cyclase/phosphodiesterase (GGDEF & EAL domains) with PAS/PAC sensor(s) — translation MYSLARFSLLEMTECSAVLRRLGEQSTSLRDAASQAVNYLFATLGNPETGERDCILVRCFMTMPYCRLDQATQQLASNKLGGIVPHPDLKCFTLVATAGEQPDWNWVERSHRYRVIPMVNADFVKQFPMFSQLLHQFGLSTLFEVAPQGEWLVDVEEKTYNVFYVPDAVGSPYVPVQGDFVLKYGVKSVLCFGGLLPSRDLFAVILFSRTPVPRRTATLCKSLALSMKASLLAFDETAPSKTADEGRSVQGPVGVMPEQGTQLRYQSRVAVAEQLLRVYEDAVRTQSAGVVQAQQALRERADALERSERALHEQTRIVNSILRSMGDGVVVTDGEGRLVVANPAVESILGFSPGTVPPTEWPQRYEFFHADTVTPFQLHEWPLTRALRGEKIDWLEVYVRASHDVPGRWISINARSIKDADGVLVGTVAVFHDITWLKRAQDALFESEYRFRSLVEGARDIIFTLSTDSTLTSINPAFETVTNWSRSQWIGEPLTALLHPDDAGFCQDVVQAILERGAPLTCSMQLSMKQGGYVTGEFVGTPQMRQGRVVGVLGIIRDVTERRRIEDALRVSEERLRSIVQSTKDAIVLVNALMKVAFWNKGAEATFGYAAEEVIGQPVTMIIPERYHEQLERNVQRVRVFERTQMTSKTLELVGLRKEGGEFPLELSLTSWKGKSDLFFTIIMRDISERRSAEEELDRLHRHNQVVLNSAGEGIYGVDREGRLTFVNPAAAKMFGWEAEELIGRSLHALVHPADLHGVSSPEQPCPIVEAITGGEVREHVDSTFWQKDGTSFPVEYVSTPIRERGDVVGAVVVFKDTTDRKRAEEQLQDSLRRLRKLSRRMEGIREEERGRIARELHDELGVGLTCLKIDLSRLGGLLGERSAPRDRARIEEKIRGMKEQVDSTITSVQRLVAELRPGVLDDLGLVAAIEWQCRDFQRRTGIACHCTVSHEDLRIDPEHATAVFRICQEALTNVTRHAQATEVQVRLEDQGVGLLLQVSDNGRGIPQERLVDAKSFGLLGMRERADLLGGDVQIDTRDGAGCTITLRLPR, via the coding sequence GTGTATAGTCTGGCTCGCTTTTCTCTACTGGAAATGACCGAATGTTCAGCCGTGCTGCGCCGGCTGGGCGAGCAGTCGACCTCGCTGCGGGACGCCGCCTCGCAAGCGGTGAACTACCTGTTCGCCACCCTCGGCAATCCAGAGACAGGGGAGCGGGACTGCATTCTGGTCCGCTGCTTTATGACCATGCCCTACTGCCGGTTGGATCAAGCGACTCAACAGCTGGCCAGCAACAAGCTGGGGGGCATTGTTCCGCACCCCGACCTCAAGTGTTTCACGCTCGTCGCCACGGCCGGTGAACAGCCGGACTGGAATTGGGTCGAACGGTCGCACCGTTACCGCGTGATTCCGATGGTCAACGCCGACTTCGTCAAACAATTTCCCATGTTTTCGCAACTCCTGCATCAGTTCGGACTGTCCACCCTCTTCGAGGTGGCCCCACAGGGTGAGTGGTTGGTGGATGTGGAGGAGAAGACGTACAACGTGTTTTACGTGCCCGATGCAGTGGGAAGCCCCTACGTGCCGGTCCAGGGGGACTTTGTGCTGAAGTACGGGGTGAAATCGGTCTTGTGTTTCGGCGGGCTGTTGCCCTCCCGCGATCTGTTCGCCGTAATTTTATTTTCAAGGACTCCTGTGCCGAGGAGAACCGCGACGCTGTGCAAATCCCTCGCACTCAGTATGAAGGCTTCCCTGCTGGCCTTCGACGAGACGGCTCCGTCGAAGACGGCCGACGAAGGACGATCGGTGCAGGGGCCGGTCGGCGTGATGCCGGAGCAGGGAACCCAGCTCCGGTACCAGTCTCGTGTGGCCGTAGCGGAACAGTTGTTGCGGGTATATGAGGATGCGGTGCGGACGCAGTCGGCGGGGGTTGTGCAGGCCCAACAGGCGCTCCGGGAGCGGGCCGATGCCCTGGAGCGGTCCGAGCGCGCCCTGCATGAGCAAACCCGCATCGTCAATTCGATCCTGCGCAGCATGGGCGACGGTGTCGTCGTGACCGACGGCGAGGGGCGGTTGGTGGTCGCCAATCCGGCCGTCGAAAGCATTCTCGGATTTTCACCCGGCACCGTGCCTCCGACGGAATGGCCGCAGCGCTATGAGTTCTTTCACGCCGACACCGTGACGCCGTTCCAGCTTCATGAATGGCCGCTGACGCGCGCGTTGCGCGGGGAAAAAATCGATTGGCTCGAAGTCTATGTGCGCGCCTCGCACGACGTTCCCGGTCGCTGGATCAGCATCAATGCCAGGTCGATCAAGGATGCCGACGGCGTACTGGTCGGAACCGTCGCGGTATTCCATGACATCACCTGGCTCAAGAGGGCGCAGGACGCCCTGTTCGAATCGGAGTATCGATTCCGGAGTCTGGTCGAGGGAGCCCGGGACATCATTTTTACCCTCTCGACCGACAGCACCCTCACCTCGATCAATCCGGCGTTTGAAACGGTCACCAATTGGTCCCGTTCGCAATGGATCGGAGAGCCGCTCACAGCGCTGCTGCATCCCGATGACGCCGGCTTCTGCCAAGATGTGGTGCAGGCGATTCTCGAACGCGGGGCACCGCTGACCTGTTCCATGCAACTCAGCATGAAGCAAGGCGGGTATGTGACAGGGGAATTCGTAGGCACGCCGCAAATGCGCCAGGGTCGAGTGGTGGGGGTGTTGGGGATCATTCGCGATGTGACCGAGCGCCGCCGGATCGAGGATGCGCTGCGGGTCAGCGAGGAACGGCTGCGTTCCATCGTGCAGTCGACCAAGGATGCTATTGTGCTGGTCAATGCGCTGATGAAAGTGGCGTTCTGGAACAAGGGCGCCGAGGCGACCTTCGGCTATGCGGCCGAAGAAGTCATCGGACAGCCTGTCACGATGATCATTCCGGAACGGTACCATGAGCAGTTGGAGCGGAATGTACAGCGGGTGCGGGTCTTCGAACGGACGCAGATGACGAGCAAGACCTTGGAACTCGTCGGCCTGCGGAAGGAGGGAGGCGAATTCCCGTTGGAGCTGAGCCTGACATCCTGGAAGGGGAAGTCTGATCTCTTTTTTACGATCATCATGCGCGACATCAGCGAACGGCGCTCGGCGGAAGAGGAATTGGACCGCCTGCATCGACACAATCAGGTCGTCTTGAACTCCGCCGGTGAAGGGATCTACGGCGTGGATCGGGAGGGGCGGTTGACGTTCGTCAATCCGGCGGCGGCCAAGATGTTCGGGTGGGAGGCCGAGGAATTGATCGGCCGGTCTCTCCATGCGTTGGTGCATCCGGCCGATCTCCATGGGGTTTCCTCGCCGGAGCAACCCTGTCCGATCGTGGAGGCGATTACCGGAGGGGAGGTTCGCGAACATGTGGACAGTACCTTCTGGCAAAAGGACGGGACGAGTTTTCCCGTCGAATATGTGAGCACGCCGATCAGGGAGCGAGGCGACGTCGTCGGCGCGGTGGTCGTGTTCAAGGACACGACCGATCGGAAGCGTGCCGAAGAGCAGCTGCAGGATTCCCTGCGCCGCCTGCGAAAACTCTCCCGTCGCATGGAGGGGATTCGCGAGGAGGAACGGGGACGAATCGCGCGTGAATTGCACGACGAGCTGGGGGTGGGGTTGACCTGTCTGAAGATCGACCTGTCCCGCCTGGGCGGGTTGCTGGGGGAACGGTCGGCGCCGCGGGACCGCGCCAGGATCGAGGAGAAGATTCGGGGAATGAAGGAGCAGGTGGACAGCACGATCACCTCGGTGCAACGCCTCGTGGCGGAGTTGCGTCCCGGCGTGCTCGACGATCTCGGGCTGGTCGCGGCGATCGAATGGCAATGCCGGGATTTTCAACGGCGCACCGGTATTGCCTGTCACTGTACGGTCAGCCACGAAGATTTGCGGATCGATCCGGAACATGCCACGGCGGTCTTCCGAATCTGCCAGGAGGCCTTGACCAACGTGACCCGCCATGCCCAGGCGACGGAGGTGCAGGTGCGGTTGGAAGACCAGGGCGTGGGTCTGTTGCTCCAGGTGAGTGACAACGGACGCGGGATTCCTCAGGAGCGGCTCGTTGATGCCAAGTCGTTCGGACTCTTGGGCATGCGTGAACGTGCCGACCTCCTCGGCGGAGATGTACAGATCGACACGCGGGACGGTGCGGGGTGCACGATCACGCTGCGTCTGCCCCGTTGA
- a CDS encoding Two-component transcriptional response regulator, LuxR family, which yields MRTTATVRILVVDDHPSFRRGVKDILEEGFEGASMAECGNAQEMLDLVREHRYDLVVMDISMPGRSGPEVLKELKQVAPELPVLILSMHPEDQYAIRMFKAGAAGYLTKASAPEELVHAAKKVMAGGQYVSASVGEALALTVRTGVDKLPHERLSDREYEVLCLIASGQTVSDIAESIHLSVTTISTYRARILDKMNLKNNAELTRYALQHGLVV from the coding sequence ATGCGAACCACAGCCACGGTACGGATTCTCGTCGTCGATGATCACCCCTCCTTTCGCCGCGGGGTGAAGGATATTCTTGAGGAAGGGTTTGAAGGCGCCAGCATGGCGGAATGCGGCAACGCCCAGGAGATGCTCGACCTCGTGCGCGAGCACAGGTATGACCTCGTGGTCATGGACATCAGCATGCCGGGAAGAAGCGGTCCGGAGGTGCTCAAGGAATTGAAACAAGTGGCGCCGGAGCTGCCCGTTCTGATTCTCAGCATGCACCCGGAAGACCAGTATGCCATCCGCATGTTCAAGGCGGGCGCGGCAGGGTATTTGACGAAGGCCAGTGCGCCGGAAGAGCTGGTCCATGCGGCGAAAAAGGTGATGGCGGGTGGACAGTATGTCAGTGCGTCGGTCGGCGAAGCCCTGGCGCTCACGGTCAGGACCGGGGTCGACAAGTTACCGCATGAACGATTGTCCGACCGAGAATATGAAGTCCTCTGCCTGATCGCCTCGGGACAGACGGTCAGTGACATTGCCGAGAGCATCCATCTCAGCGTCACGACGATCAGCACCTATCGCGCCAGGATTTTGGACAAGATGAACTTGAAGAACAATGCCGAGCTGACGCGGTACGCGCTACAACATGGGCTGGTCGTCTGA
- a CDS encoding Two-component system response regulator protein translates to MAKPKILIVEEDEAVVATLKPAIEDEYEILQVDRTHKVLDLVQEEEPLVVLLGPEPSSKPSSEDGLPILRELRQAGCPVKVVVYTEESERKVAVQAVREGAFDVLSKPLDLNLLKSVVRRAARLAELEREGHDETPRGGREEFDGMLGTSPSIRRIFDAIRKVATTDVPIFITGERGTGKELTAKAIHQRGERRQAPFISLNCGAIPEGLLEAELFGEERRGSAGGVALKIGKIERAEGGSLFLDEVNELPSALQAKLSRCLQDRTFERIGGQQPIEMNVRIIAAGTVSLKEAVKKGAFRKDLYAQLGTVHINVPPLRERGDDVLLMAMAFLRQAAAQGKTQVHGFTREALEAMRAYAWPDNVRELSGKIGRAVVLAEGRHVTPVDLGIPQQAERRGEESISLKVNQQRIETDLIMKAFTLSQGNLSRAAHELGISRSTLYRRLRQYGMERTLDARRTLGVPQRVWMSDH, encoded by the coding sequence GTGGCAAAACCGAAGATATTGATCGTCGAAGAGGATGAAGCGGTCGTGGCGACGCTGAAGCCGGCGATCGAAGATGAATACGAGATCCTTCAGGTCGACCGGACTCACAAGGTGCTGGATCTGGTTCAAGAAGAGGAACCGCTCGTCGTCCTCCTGGGCCCGGAGCCGTCGTCCAAACCTTCTTCCGAGGACGGTTTGCCGATCCTGCGCGAGTTGCGGCAGGCCGGTTGCCCTGTGAAGGTCGTCGTCTATACGGAGGAATCGGAACGGAAGGTTGCTGTTCAGGCCGTCCGGGAGGGCGCATTCGACGTGCTGTCCAAGCCTCTCGACCTGAACCTCCTGAAGAGTGTTGTGCGGCGCGCCGCCCGGCTGGCGGAACTTGAACGGGAAGGCCATGACGAAACGCCGCGAGGAGGCCGTGAAGAGTTCGACGGCATGCTCGGCACCAGCCCCAGCATCCGTCGCATTTTCGATGCGATTCGAAAGGTCGCCACCACGGATGTGCCGATCTTCATCACCGGTGAACGCGGAACGGGCAAGGAACTGACGGCGAAAGCGATTCATCAACGGGGGGAACGAAGGCAGGCGCCGTTCATCTCCCTCAACTGCGGAGCGATTCCGGAGGGTCTGTTGGAGGCGGAACTGTTTGGAGAAGAACGGCGTGGATCTGCGGGAGGCGTCGCCCTGAAAATAGGCAAGATCGAACGGGCTGAGGGCGGGAGCTTGTTCCTTGATGAGGTCAACGAGCTTCCCTCCGCCTTGCAGGCCAAGTTGTCGCGGTGCCTGCAGGATCGAACCTTTGAACGGATCGGCGGGCAACAGCCGATCGAGATGAATGTCCGCATCATCGCCGCCGGCACGGTGAGTCTCAAAGAAGCGGTCAAGAAAGGCGCGTTTCGAAAAGATCTCTATGCGCAGCTCGGGACGGTGCACATCAATGTGCCTCCGTTGCGGGAGCGCGGTGACGATGTGTTGTTGATGGCCATGGCGTTCCTGCGGCAGGCTGCGGCACAGGGCAAGACGCAGGTGCACGGTTTCACACGCGAGGCCCTGGAGGCGATGCGTGCCTATGCCTGGCCGGACAATGTGCGCGAACTGTCCGGAAAGATCGGGCGCGCGGTCGTGCTGGCGGAGGGAAGGCATGTCACGCCGGTGGATTTGGGAATTCCCCAGCAGGCCGAGCGACGGGGGGAGGAATCGATTTCCCTCAAGGTCAACCAGCAGCGGATTGAGACGGACCTGATCATGAAGGCGTTCACGCTGTCCCAGGGGAACTTGAGTCGAGCCGCGCACGAGTTGGGCATCAGCCGATCGACGCTGTACCGGCGGCTGCGGCAATACGGAATGGAGCGCACCCTCGACGCACGGCGGACTCTCGGTGTGCCCCAACGGGTCTGGATGTCGGACCATTGA